From Magnolia sinica isolate HGM2019 chromosome 13, MsV1, whole genome shotgun sequence, one genomic window encodes:
- the LOC131224043 gene encoding berberine bridge enzyme-like D-2, which yields MESQTSLYFILLLGSLLMCACREDLLTCLSQGAVTNITTIYNPDYLHFLDSSNQNLRVSKPFLNKPIAVVFPEKKYQVQTVIRCSRQGSWEIRLRSGGHSFEGLSSVADGPFVIIDLMNLDRVTVDLESETAWVEGGATLGQVYNAIATASNRHGFSGGMCPTVGTGGQISGGGYGALIRKYGVAADNVVDAILIDADGQLLDRKSMGKEVFWAIRGGGGGNWGVVVAWKIRLLEVPENITLFRIDKSGTTSQTASLWYKWQLIAPKLDENFFLQVPVWAGTTNTTEIFMFFTGFYLGPKASALAIISNAFPELGVTLQDCKEMSWAEGVIFVIGDPNVRTVADLKNRFAYHKTFIKSKSDYVKVPIPLAGLKGALEILSKLPKASLILDPHGGINDRIRSDAIAFPHRVGNLYSIEYFLQWEEEDDGKSGEYLDGLRRLYEYMGAFFLVGPRAVCVNNVDLDLGVIDWSDSNMNEVESTVEVARAWGEKYFLGNYDRLVRAKTLIDPNNVFRHPQSIPP from the coding sequence ATGGAAAGCCAAACAAGCCTCTACTTCATTCTCCTACTAGGCTCTCTCCTAATGTGCGCCTGTAGAGAAGACCTTCTGACGTGCCTGTCACAAGGAGCTGTAACAAACATCACCACCATTTACAATCCTGACTACCTTCATTTCCTTGATTCCTCCAACCAAAACCTCAGAGTTTCAAAGCCCTTTCTCAATAAGCCTATTGCTGTTGTATTCCCTGAAAAGAAATATCAGGTCCAGACGGTGATCCGATGCTCGAGGCAGGGGTCATGGGAGATCAGGTTAAGGTCTGGGGGCCACAGCTTTGAGGGCCTATCATCTGTTGCCGATGGGCCATTTGTGATCATAGACTTGATGAACCTTGATCGGGTCACAGTCGACTTGGAATCTGAGACGGCCTGGGTCGAAGGTGGTGCAACGCTTGGCCAGGTGTACAATGCAATCGCGACAGCAAGCAACCGTCATGGGTTCTCAGGTGGTATGTGCCCGACGGTAGGGACCGGAGGCCAAATCAGTGGTGGCGGCTATGGAGCATTGATAAGGAAGTATGGGGTTGCAGCTGACAACGTGGTCGACGCCATCCTCATCGATGCAGATGGGCAGTTGTTAGACCGCAAGTCCATGGGCAAAGAGGTGTTCTGGGCCATCCGGGGTGGCGGAGGTGGAAACTGGGGTGTGGTAGTTGCATGGAAAATCCGACTACTTGAAGTGCCGGAAAACATTACATTGTTCCGAATTGATAAATCCGGTACAACGAGCCAAACTGCCAGTTTGTGGTATAAATGGCAGCTCATTGCAccaaaattagacgagaatttcTTCTTGCAGGTGCCCGTCTGGGCGGGAACAACAAACACTACTGAAATTTTCATGTTCTTTACTGGATTCTACTTGGGGCCGAAGGCCTCAGCTCTTGCCATCATAAGCAATGCATTTCCTGAATTGGGGGTAACCTTACAAGACTGCAAAGAGATGAGCTGGGCAGAAGGTGTCATTTTCGTAATTGGAGATCCTAACGTGCGTACGGTGGCAGACTTGAAGAACAGGTTCGCCTATCATAAGACGTTCATCAAGTCAAAATCTGACTACGTGAAGGTCCCAATACCATTGGCTGGATTGAAAGGAGCTTTGGAGATATTATCAAAACTGCCCAAAGCATCTCTTATTTTAGATCCACATGGTGGAATCAATGATAGGATAAGGAGTGATGCAATAGCTTTCCCACATAGAGTAGGAAACCTCTATTCTATTGAGTATTTTCTACAATGGGAAGAGGAGGATGATGGGAAGAGTGGGGAGTATTTGGATGGGCTTAGGAGGCTGTACGAGTACATGGGGGCCttttttttggtgggccccagggcTGTGTGCGTGAACAACGTCGATCTTGATCTTGGTGTGATCGACTGGTCGGATTCCAACATGAATGAGGTTGAAAGTACTGTGGAGGTTGCAAGGGCTTGGGGTGAGAAGTATTTCTTGGGGAACTATGATCGACTGGTGCGAGCAAAGACGTTGATTGATCCAAACAACGTTTTCAGGCATCCACAGAGTATTCCTCCCTAG